The Cervus canadensis isolate Bull #8, Minnesota chromosome 21, ASM1932006v1, whole genome shotgun sequence genomic interval ATGTTATCACATTCATCTCCCacatattcaattttatttaaaataaagtaacaatTCTCTCCAGATTTTTGTGTTTATCAGTGCAAAGTAAAATAATCTCAGTAGAAATGGTTTATTACAATGTTATCTTAGAAAGGTTTATTCCTCAAAATGTACTAAAACATGTCCAAATCGTTAGAATGATCAACCTCAATGGCTTCCTCTGCATCCAACTTTGTTTCTCCATGTCCTTCCTGTGATTCATCAAGAGAGGCCAGGGCCTCATTAGTGTCACTTGCAAAAGTCTCTCGTGATGTATCATCATCTTCTTGAAAATTTAGGTTTTTAATGGCTTGTTTCATCTTTTTCCCCATCACTTGCATTCTTCTCTTTCTAgcagcttttttattttcatattccttttgATTTTCAAAGTAGAAAATGTCCTTAATTTGCTCCTCACTGATACTAGGAGTGTTTTTCAGGAGATTCAGGAAAACTCCACCTGGGGTTCTTCTTCTACTGCCATTCATTATAAAAAGACCACCGTTTTGTTCAACTTCAGCAGTTTCCATCAGAAGTTCAATTGCCTTTTTGTTCCCAATTATTCTCACTACTCGGGCTATCAAATCTTTCTTTGGTTCCTGCAACCTGAAAGAAATTTCATCAGCCACCTTCTCTTGAGAATCGTCCTCTGTGATCTCGTATCGGCCTTTATAGTTCATTTCTAGTCTGTCTCCCACTCTGTCTTTGACAGGTCGTTTCCTTTTGAGATGGCCTTGcccattttcctcctcctttgGTCCCATTTTTTTGCCACCATGCATATATTCTTCTAGCTCTTTGTCTAATTCTTTTGTATGTTCTTGAGATTCTCTTTTAAGTTTCTTAGCAAGTAAATAATTGTAGGTCTCAGATTGTCGGCTTCTATCAATGGTGCCCTCCATTCCCAAGATACCAAGTTCAGTGGCCACTGCATCTTGGTTCTGTTCTTGCAGCACAGCACCCCAGATGTTGTTAACCTTCTTCCTTCCAGCTATCGGTGGTTTCTGGCTGCTCTGGTCAAACTGAAAAGGCTCTGGTTTGGGAGGGGTGTTAAAACATTTCTGTCGCTTGCGTTTCCAGAGAGAGCTATCGTCATCTGAATCTGAAAAACTCTCTTCACTTGAATCCACACTTTTCACAGTCCGATAATGTGATTCCGGGGCACACACTGTTGCAGTACTCTGGAAGGGCCGCACTGCACAGTCCCCACCTAGAGCTTTCGGCACCGGCAGCGGCCTGTCGCTGGGTGCCACCGTCATGTCGGAATCCGAGTCGGAAAGCTGCCCATCTTCCATGTCGCCGGCCTCCTGCGCCATCTTCCCCCGGCGCGGCCTAGATTGAGTTTTCAAGTTAGACTTTACTCTAGAGCAgtatcattgttttttttaaattgcagtataattgacatgtaacattatgagtttcaggtatacaacataatgattcaatatctgtatatattgtgaaatgaataCCTCAGTAAGtatagttaacatctgtcaccacacatagttacagTTTTTTTGTCTTGTGATGTGAACTTTTTTTTACAGtcttagttagttagttagttcgttaagtcgctcagtcatgtccgactctttgcgaccccatggactgtagctcaccaggctcccccgtccatgggattctccaggcaagaatactggagtgggttgccatttccttctgcaggttTACAGTCTTAGGGCCTTTCAAATAGGCAGTACAGTGTTATTAActgtaatcaccatgctgtacattatatcccacGACTGACTTCTCTTATAAtgggaagtttgtacttttttcGACTTCCTTTACTCATTTTGCCCACCCTTTCACCCAGCTCTGGCACTCATCAatatgttctctgtatctatgagctgtttctttctttgttggaATCTTtaattccacatatgaatgaGATCATCTGATATCtatctgtctctgtctgacttatttcacttagcataatgccctcagggtTCATCCATTTTGTCACAGATGAcaaggtttcattctttttcatggctgagtaatattccattgtttatttttaaaactgcattttctttatccattcatccctcGATGGACACGTAGGTGTTTCTGCATCTTGGctgttgcaaataatgctgcattgaacatgaaggtgcatatatcttttcaagttagcatttttgttttcttgcgataaatacccagaagtagaattgcctGATCATGTTATtcgttctgtttttaatttttaggagaacctccatactgttttccacagtggctgcaccagtttacactgTCACCAGCAGAGCACaacggttcccttttctccacattttccccagtacttgttatttcttaatttttgatgatagctattttAATAGATGTGAGGTAatatcacattgtggttttgatttgcatttctatgataattagtgatattgagtatcttttcatgtacctgttctccatctgtatgtcttctttggaataaTGTCTGTTCCAGTAATGACCCCCCCTTGTATTTTTATCAAGGTTTTTTGAACTGCTGAGTTGaatgagttcttcatatattttgaatattaac includes:
- the LOC122423423 gene encoding phosphorylated adapter RNA export protein; protein product: MAQEAGDMEDGQLSDSDSDMTVAPSDRPLPVPKALGGDCAVRPFQSTATVCAPESHYRTVKSVDSSEESFSDSDDDSSLWKRKRQKCFNTPPKPEPFQFDQSSQKPPIAGRKKVNNIWGAVLQEQNQDAVATELGILGMEGTIDRSRQSETYNYLLAKKLKRESQEHTKELDKELEEYMHGGKKMGPKEEENGQGHLKRKRPVKDRVGDRLEMNYKGRYEITEDDSQEKVADEISFRLQEPKKDLIARVVRIIGNKKAIELLMETAEVEQNGGLFIMNGSRRRTPGGVFLNLLKNTPSISEEQIKDIFYFENQKEYENKKAARKRRMQVMGKKMKQAIKNLNFQEDDDTSRETFASDTNEALASLDESQEGHGETKLDAEEAIEVDHSNDLDMF